Proteins found in one Streptococcus criceti HS-6 genomic segment:
- a CDS encoding arsenate reductase family protein, giving the protein MIIFYQYPKCTTCKRAKAELDELGWNYEAIDIKANPPKAEELKKWIGESGGEVKKFFNTSGQSYRALDLKDKIDKISLSEAADLLAADGMLIKRPLLVKDGKLLQIGYRTLYINLDL; this is encoded by the coding sequence ATGATTATTTTTTATCAATATCCTAAATGCACAACGTGTAAACGCGCTAAGGCAGAATTAGATGAACTTGGATGGAACTATGAAGCCATTGATATTAAGGCTAATCCGCCCAAAGCTGAGGAACTTAAGAAATGGATTGGAGAAAGTGGAGGAGAGGTAAAAAAATTCTTCAACACCTCAGGCCAGTCTTATCGAGCACTTGATTTGAAGGACAAGATTGATAAAATCAGTCTGTCGGAAGCCGCTGATTTACTAGCAGCCGACGGTATGCTGATCAAGCGACCTCTCCTCGTGAAGGACGGAAAACTCCTGCAGATTGGTTATCGTACCCTTTATATAAATTTGGATCTATAG
- a CDS encoding Rgg/GadR/MutR family transcriptional regulator, with translation MLGKSLELGELYKELRMARGLKLKDIARDNLSVSQLSKFENGQTMLAADKLLLAIQGIHMSFSEFGYALTQYQDSIFFKMGKKLVELQSHNDLAGLKELLATYSGDEVYETYNSLNKLVIKVVISTIEPSYQITDDEKEFLTSYLYAIEEWTEYELYLFGNTMIVLSDEDLVFLGKAFVERDKLYRSLASHKRNAELVLLNLILTLVERKKFYHANFFIENLDHLLSYQDMFAIIFKNFLKQVISYLTGEQDNLESIRKNIQAVEELGNPILAKFLRTNLEEIIKK, from the coding sequence ATGTTGGGAAAATCACTTGAACTTGGTGAACTCTATAAAGAACTTAGAATGGCCAGAGGACTGAAGCTGAAAGATATTGCTCGTGATAATCTATCAGTTTCACAGTTGTCGAAGTTTGAAAATGGTCAAACAATGCTGGCAGCAGATAAGCTTCTATTGGCAATTCAAGGAATTCACATGTCATTTTCAGAGTTTGGTTATGCCCTTACTCAATATCAAGATAGCATTTTTTTTAAAATGGGGAAAAAGTTAGTTGAACTACAGTCACATAATGATTTAGCTGGCTTGAAAGAGCTTCTTGCAACCTATTCAGGTGATGAAGTTTATGAGACGTATAATAGCCTAAATAAGTTAGTCATTAAAGTAGTTATTTCTACGATAGAACCAAGTTATCAAATTACAGATGATGAAAAAGAATTTCTGACAAGCTATCTCTATGCCATTGAAGAGTGGACGGAGTACGAACTTTATCTTTTTGGTAATACTATGATTGTCTTATCGGATGAAGATTTGGTTTTCTTAGGAAAGGCATTTGTTGAGCGTGATAAGCTATACCGCTCTTTAGCTAGTCATAAGAGAAATGCTGAGTTGGTTCTGTTAAATCTTATCTTAACTTTAGTTGAGCGTAAAAAATTTTACCATGCTAATTTTTTTATTGAAAATCTCGATCATTTGCTGAGCTATCAAGATATGTTTGCTATAATTTTTAAGAATTTTTTAAAGCAAGTTATTTCTTATTTAACGGGAGAGCAGGATAATTTAGAAAGTATTAGAAAAAATATCCAAGCAGTTGAAGAGCTTGGAAACCCGATTCTAGCCAAATTTTTAAGGACAAATTTAGAAGAAATTATAAAGAAATAA
- a CDS encoding class I SAM-dependent methyltransferase — MDLKQVDIDQRVNASKNDFFDSTYNRVYSDLLNIELADQLSFLRKTYLEKKLKSELSILDLCCGTGRHLLPLNKDGYKVDGVDINKEYVSVASRKLDSISSGKVYVADAQNFSNSHRYNLIYSMESSIGYLPDKQTVQILKNLKQNLLTVDGIFVLHLINRDYLIKNLGERMWFGNERAGYVLERREFDSQKGAIQIEQIRIIDGISREFSVEMRLYSLQEIKVLLEQAGLQISQIYGNYNNGKFDISSPYMILECRLN, encoded by the coding sequence ATGGATTTAAAGCAAGTTGACATCGATCAAAGGGTGAATGCTAGTAAAAATGATTTCTTTGACAGCACATATAATAGGGTATATTCGGATTTATTAAATATTGAATTAGCGGATCAGTTGAGCTTTTTGAGGAAAACTTATTTAGAGAAAAAATTAAAATCTGAGTTATCAATTCTTGATTTATGTTGTGGAACAGGAAGGCATTTGCTGCCTCTTAATAAAGATGGATATAAAGTAGATGGGGTCGATATTAATAAGGAATATGTATCTGTTGCAAGTAGGAAACTTGACTCAATAAGTAGTGGAAAGGTTTACGTTGCGGATGCCCAAAATTTTTCAAATTCGCATAGATATAACTTGATTTATAGTATGGAAAGCTCTATAGGTTATTTACCCGATAAACAAACAGTTCAAATTTTAAAAAATTTAAAACAAAATCTTTTGACTGTAGATGGTATTTTTGTGTTACATCTAATCAATAGAGATTATTTAATTAAGAATCTAGGTGAACGAATGTGGTTTGGAAACGAAAGGGCTGGCTACGTCCTTGAACGTCGGGAATTCGATTCTCAAAAAGGTGCTATACAGATAGAGCAAATTAGAATAATAGATGGAATTAGTCGGGAGTTTTCTGTTGAAATGAGATTGTACTCCTTGCAAGAAATTAAAGTTCTCCTTGAGCAAGCCGGCTTACAAATCTCTCAAATTTATGGAAATTATAACAATGGAAAATTTGATATTTCGTCGCCATATATGATTTTAGAATGCAGATTGAATTGA
- a CDS encoding MFS transporter — protein MLKLFKQNCLFTKLITINLFSKVGDRLFYTAMLTTASLLPHSSTAVMVVSASETLPVLLSLLAGTVADQQASKIKLLMRSSLFRAVMYLGIGGLFCYRSTLPLLVMASLLNLLSDISGNYSTALFSPFTKKLVAAEDMERAQGLISLGSQLVNVLATFLGSILLIILNKSFLAMINALIFVFVAFAFLKLAPQLRKTENAIAIADFDNIFIAVKTNFNEFLENRKLSLNLLQLCLLNGFFGGLVPIFTLFIKKNKNLSIFPASLKISLLSGVITLAMIAGNLMGTKILRNQSISNLTMFSDIFIILVGSGFLLNNLYVILIASSLLSLFLGTISPRFSAKVVNCTPVGQLGGIITTVNACLTLVPPITSFLFPMLSNFGLILAYYGFITYGVLLILIDLKNYYLGQNSCL, from the coding sequence ATGCTAAAATTATTTAAGCAAAATTGTTTATTTACGAAATTAATCACCATTAATCTTTTTTCAAAAGTTGGTGATCGCCTTTTCTATACAGCTATGCTAACAACAGCCAGTCTTTTACCCCATAGTAGCACTGCAGTAATGGTGGTGTCTGCCTCTGAGACTTTACCAGTATTACTAAGCTTATTGGCTGGTACAGTAGCAGATCAGCAAGCTAGCAAGATTAAACTCCTTATGAGGTCTTCTCTATTCAGAGCAGTCATGTATCTGGGAATTGGAGGTCTTTTTTGCTATCGGTCAACTTTACCCTTGTTAGTTATGGCTTCCCTGCTGAACCTTCTATCGGATATAAGTGGAAACTATTCAACTGCCTTATTCTCCCCATTCACTAAGAAGTTAGTTGCAGCTGAGGATATGGAAAGAGCTCAAGGGCTTATTAGTTTAGGTTCTCAGTTGGTCAATGTGCTTGCGACTTTTTTAGGTTCAATTCTTTTAATTATCCTCAATAAAAGCTTTTTGGCAATGATTAATGCTTTGATTTTTGTATTCGTAGCCTTTGCATTTCTCAAACTAGCTCCACAGTTGAGAAAAACTGAAAATGCTATAGCTATAGCTGATTTTGATAATATTTTCATAGCAGTAAAGACAAATTTTAACGAATTCTTGGAAAATAGGAAATTATCATTGAATCTTTTACAATTATGCCTACTGAATGGTTTTTTCGGTGGTCTAGTTCCGATTTTTACCCTTTTTATTAAAAAAAATAAAAATTTATCCATTTTTCCAGCTTCTTTAAAAATTTCTCTCTTATCTGGAGTGATTACCTTAGCAATGATTGCTGGAAATCTAATGGGAACAAAGATTTTGAGGAATCAGTCGATTTCAAATTTAACTATGTTTTCAGATATCTTTATTATATTGGTAGGCTCAGGTTTTTTACTCAATAATCTTTATGTGATTCTTATAGCAAGTAGTTTACTCTCTTTATTCCTAGGAACTATTTCTCCTCGCTTTTCAGCAAAAGTTGTTAATTGCACTCCAGTTGGACAGTTAGGAGGGATTATTACAACAGTCAATGCCTGCCTCACTTTGGTTCCCCCTATAACCAGTTTCCTCTTTCCAATGTTGTCTAACTTTGGTTTAATCCTTGCTTACTATGGTTTTATTACCTATGGAGTCCTGTTAATACTTATTGATCTAAAAAATTATTATCTTGGTCAAAATTCATGCCTATAA
- a CDS encoding M13-type metalloendopeptidase, with translation MKKAKTQTKKKMKRRTKRVLWGTGAVLILALAGGGYYAYKNFIPHKVSFDKNARAQSNFFQYINKDYLAKTKIPKDRATQGVTDELQDKADKQLMSDLDELAAKKKSTKVDGMNVVIDYYSMATDSKARSKNGTKPAKKYLKQLDDLDSLSQLNQSYKDLTMEGIVLPVNISLVPQDTDTSRYILSYSETGGILPDTSTYKDKNQSQQYFRAYKEAATAVMKDMGYSKSESEKMVEQTISLDKKMAKYRMSAEDASDQTKIYHEVSSNQLKSYSKDLDLMGLGSNLVGHSVDKVDVTNPKYFKALSKFMNQKNFKEVKSWSLVQNAMNMTNYLDHSTQKDAGKYQTMMTGQSQLPSQKKLAYNLVSQSFSDSLGVYYGQEHFGQNAKNDATKMVKKITKTYKERLENNSWLSQATKDKAIEKLDSMTYNIGYSDYVEKDFYQNISIDKSKSLLDNDMAITKKWMSYQFSKFDQPVNKQVGGVSSFVVNAFYDPTNNSINLDAAILQDPFYSKKNSDEDNYGGIGIVIGHEISHAFDSNGANYDKNGNHKNWWTKADHRAFDKKTNTLIQQWDGLEYAGVKVNAKQTVTENAADLSGANVALQALKEQDSSPNLKAFFKSYAISFREVGYVQYYKSVIPTDVHAPAELRVNQIVKNIDDFYKAYDIKKGDKMYMDKKDRLTIW, from the coding sequence ATGAAAAAAGCTAAAACTCAAACGAAAAAGAAGATGAAGAGGCGAACTAAACGAGTCTTATGGGGGACAGGAGCAGTTTTAATCCTAGCTTTGGCTGGTGGCGGTTACTATGCTTACAAAAATTTTATTCCTCACAAGGTTAGCTTTGATAAGAATGCAAGGGCCCAGTCCAATTTTTTTCAATATATCAATAAGGACTATTTAGCCAAAACAAAGATTCCCAAAGATAGAGCGACACAAGGTGTTACTGATGAGCTTCAGGACAAGGCGGACAAGCAGCTCATGTCTGATTTGGATGAACTGGCTGCTAAGAAAAAGTCTACCAAAGTTGATGGGATGAATGTGGTTATCGACTATTATTCTATGGCGACAGACAGTAAGGCCCGCAGTAAGAATGGTACTAAGCCAGCTAAGAAATACCTTAAGCAACTGGATGATCTTGATAGTCTTTCTCAGCTAAATCAATCTTATAAAGATCTGACAATGGAAGGAATTGTGCTGCCTGTTAATATTTCTCTAGTTCCCCAAGATACTGATACCAGTCGCTATATTCTAAGTTACAGTGAAACTGGTGGAATTCTTCCTGATACCAGCACTTATAAGGATAAGAACCAATCCCAGCAATATTTCAGGGCCTATAAAGAGGCGGCAACGGCTGTTATGAAGGATATGGGCTACAGTAAGTCTGAGTCCGAAAAGATGGTTGAGCAAACTATTTCCTTAGATAAGAAGATGGCTAAATATCGCATGTCAGCAGAAGATGCTTCAGATCAAACGAAAATCTACCATGAAGTTTCTTCTAATCAGCTCAAATCTTATTCAAAAGATTTGGACTTGATGGGCTTGGGTAGTAATTTAGTTGGGCATTCGGTCGACAAGGTGGATGTAACCAATCCTAAGTATTTTAAAGCTCTCAGCAAGTTTATGAATCAGAAAAATTTTAAAGAGGTCAAGTCTTGGAGCTTAGTTCAAAACGCTATGAACATGACGAACTATCTGGATCACTCTACGCAAAAAGATGCTGGTAAGTATCAAACAATGATGACAGGACAAAGTCAGCTTCCAAGCCAGAAGAAGCTAGCTTATAACTTAGTCTCTCAATCATTTTCAGATAGTCTGGGTGTTTACTACGGCCAAGAGCATTTCGGTCAAAATGCTAAGAATGATGCAACCAAAATGGTTAAAAAAATCACCAAGACCTATAAAGAACGTTTGGAGAATAATAGTTGGCTTTCTCAAGCCACCAAGGATAAGGCCATCGAGAAGCTGGATAGTATGACCTATAATATTGGTTATTCTGATTATGTTGAAAAGGATTTTTACCAAAATATTTCAATTGATAAATCTAAGTCTCTTCTTGATAATGATATGGCAATTACCAAGAAATGGATGTCTTATCAATTTTCAAAATTTGATCAGCCTGTCAATAAGCAAGTTGGCGGGGTTTCTTCTTTTGTTGTTAATGCCTTCTATGATCCAACGAATAATTCGATTAACTTAGATGCTGCCATTCTACAGGATCCATTTTATTCGAAAAAGAATAGTGATGAAGATAACTATGGTGGCATTGGGATTGTTATTGGTCATGAAATCAGTCACGCTTTTGATAGCAATGGTGCCAACTATGATAAAAATGGGAATCATAAGAACTGGTGGACCAAGGCAGACCATAGGGCTTTTGATAAAAAGACGAATACTTTGATTCAGCAATGGGATGGTCTGGAGTATGCTGGTGTTAAGGTCAATGCTAAGCAGACTGTAACTGAAAATGCTGCTGATTTGAGTGGCGCCAATGTCGCCCTGCAAGCTTTAAAAGAACAGGATTCTTCACCTAATCTCAAGGCCTTTTTTAAGAGCTATGCCATTAGCTTCCGTGAGGTCGGATATGTTCAATACTATAAATCGGTGATCCCTACAGACGTTCACGCTCCAGCTGAACTACGGGTTAACCAGATTGTCAAAAACATAGATGACTTTTACAAGGCTTATGATATTAAAAAAGGTGACAAGATGTATATGGATAAGAAGGACCGCTTAACCATTTGGTGA
- a CDS encoding ABC transporter ATP-binding protein, whose amino-acid sequence MTTMIELNQIRKTFGQQTAVDLNNLKIEQGAVYGLIGSNGAGKSTIMKMICGLLTPTSGQVNVAGSVMSESNRTAILKQIGSLIEEPAYYDNLTGYENLQILKELKNLKDQDVTEALATVHLTENKDKQVKHYSLGMKQRLGIAMAIIGRPKLIVLDEPTNGLDPQAREEIRKLIRELPQKFNTTVMISSHALDEIEKMVTQIGIIGKGRPLYQGTIEQFKSQHSSNICLKTSDDELVVSLLDFATNDVKVTEKGLLLPHLSDEQIAETVKRLLAADVDVYRIYEVTKSLEELFIDFTAEDTL is encoded by the coding sequence ATGACAACAATGATTGAACTCAACCAAATCAGAAAGACTTTTGGACAGCAAACGGCTGTTGATCTTAATAATCTAAAAATTGAGCAGGGGGCAGTCTACGGTTTGATTGGCTCAAATGGTGCTGGAAAATCCACTATCATGAAAATGATTTGTGGGCTTCTGACACCAACATCTGGTCAGGTTAATGTCGCAGGTTCTGTTATGAGTGAAAGCAATCGTACCGCTATTTTGAAGCAGATTGGTTCTCTCATTGAAGAGCCTGCCTACTATGATAATCTAACGGGCTACGAGAATTTACAGATCCTTAAAGAGCTGAAAAATCTGAAGGATCAAGATGTTACTGAAGCTCTGGCCACTGTCCATTTGACAGAGAACAAGGATAAGCAAGTTAAGCATTATTCTTTGGGGATGAAGCAGCGCTTGGGGATAGCTATGGCAATTATAGGGCGTCCTAAACTGATTGTTCTTGACGAACCAACCAATGGTCTTGATCCGCAGGCGCGTGAAGAAATCCGCAAGCTTATTCGTGAGTTGCCTCAAAAATTTAACACGACTGTGATGATTTCCTCACATGCTCTGGATGAGATTGAAAAAATGGTGACTCAGATAGGGATTATTGGTAAGGGAAGGCCACTCTACCAAGGAACCATTGAGCAGTTTAAGAGCCAACACAGCAGCAATATTTGTTTGAAAACTTCAGATGACGAGCTTGTGGTATCTTTACTGGACTTTGCGACGAATGATGTCAAAGTGACTGAAAAAGGCCTGCTTCTGCCGCATTTATCGGATGAGCAGATAGCAGAGACTGTCAAACGTTTATTGGCTGCTGATGTGGATGTCTATCGTATTTATGAGGTAACCAAGTCTCTTGAAGAGCTCTTCATTGACTTTACGGCCGAAGATACTTTGTAA
- a CDS encoding ABC transporter permease — protein MKKLFQIEMRKYRGLPVVRLLGLSVIINVVICALVIFRVKGANQLGDIVKLYQVFDNNAVFKIISAPIILASLASMAVQLENRHKMWKMLYSSGVHYSSIYAVKFTYIYLCYLVSQVIEWVIILLLVKIHGFTVNIPLARLELFALSMVLVSAVVLLLHYLLSLKWSNQLISLSIALVGSLVGMLVLFISKGFAHIWIYSWYGLLISVDMERVGSEFIGHLRSFNAFPFIASLILGIVLFQLGKHVKVGD, from the coding sequence ATGAAAAAATTATTTCAAATAGAAATGCGAAAATATCGTGGTCTGCCTGTTGTGCGTTTGCTGGGACTTTCTGTTATCATAAATGTTGTCATCTGTGCCCTTGTGATCTTTCGGGTGAAAGGAGCGAACCAACTAGGGGATATCGTAAAACTTTATCAAGTGTTTGATAACAATGCTGTTTTTAAAATTATTTCTGCTCCGATTATATTAGCTAGTCTAGCCAGTATGGCGGTGCAATTGGAAAATCGTCATAAGATGTGGAAGATGCTTTACAGCAGCGGCGTCCATTATAGTTCTATTTACGCCGTTAAATTTACCTATATTTACCTTTGTTACTTAGTATCTCAAGTTATTGAATGGGTAATCATCCTGCTGTTGGTTAAAATTCATGGGTTTACTGTCAATATCCCACTGGCGCGTCTAGAGCTTTTTGCTCTTTCTATGGTCTTGGTGTCAGCCGTAGTGCTCCTCTTGCACTACCTTTTATCTCTAAAATGGAGCAATCAGCTTATCAGTTTGTCAATCGCTCTTGTAGGGTCTTTGGTTGGGATGCTTGTTCTCTTTATTTCTAAAGGATTTGCTCATATCTGGATTTACAGTTGGTATGGCCTTTTAATATCAGTTGATATGGAGAGGGTGGGCAGTGAATTTATTGGACATCTGAGAAGTTTCAATGCATTTCCTTTTATAGCTTCTCTTATTCTTGGGATTGTTCTCTTTCAATTAGGCAAACATGTAAAGGTTGGTGATTAG
- a CDS encoding ABC transporter permease, with product MALIKIELLKLRRARFWLPLLVLPLLSVVYGSVNFAGNIGVLKREWLSLWTQVYLFYGSFFFPGMIGIVCAYIWNSEHKRNSLKLLLTSAYSFSSVVWAKIIVAFGLILISQLYFLSLYAISGLLFKFEMAFPTPLLLWAILASLFSVSLVAIQTYLSLRIKSFAPPVALAMVIGVFGFILTAQHIVSELSYVLPFAKLAASMNQMTAVNPEITSFEWLRLVLYTVLIVLGASFLQIRHLKKIVS from the coding sequence ATGGCTCTAATAAAGATTGAACTGCTAAAACTGCGACGAGCTCGTTTCTGGTTACCACTTTTGGTTTTGCCACTCTTATCAGTTGTTTATGGTAGTGTTAATTTTGCTGGGAATATTGGAGTTCTTAAACGAGAATGGCTTAGCCTATGGACCCAAGTTTATCTTTTCTACGGAAGTTTTTTCTTTCCAGGTATGATCGGTATTGTGTGCGCCTATATTTGGAATAGTGAGCACAAGCGTAATAGTTTAAAACTTCTTTTAACATCTGCCTACTCATTTTCTAGTGTTGTTTGGGCAAAAATAATCGTTGCTTTTGGCTTAATTTTAATATCGCAATTATATTTTTTGAGCCTTTATGCCATCAGTGGGCTCCTCTTTAAATTTGAAATGGCTTTTCCAACACCCCTGCTTTTATGGGCCATTTTAGCTAGCCTTTTTTCAGTATCACTAGTTGCTATTCAAACCTACTTGTCTCTGCGGATCAAAAGTTTTGCTCCACCTGTTGCCCTAGCTATGGTGATCGGTGTGTTTGGCTTTATTTTAACGGCGCAACATATAGTCTCAGAATTAAGTTATGTGCTTCCTTTTGCTAAACTGGCCGCTTCCATGAATCAGATGACTGCTGTTAATCCAGAGATTACAAGTTTTGAATGGCTGAGACTGGTTCTCTATACCGTGCTAATCGTGTTAGGAGCTAGCTTTTTACAGATTCGTCATCTTAAAAAAATAGTTTCCTAA
- a CDS encoding exodeoxyribonuclease III, producing MKLISWNIDSLNAALTSDSARALLSRQVIDTLIAQDADIIAIQETKLSAKGPTKKHLTLLEDYFPDYQITWRSSVEPARKGYAGTMFLYKANLPKPIITYPEIDAPSTMDKEGRIITLEFDNFFVTQVYTPNAGDGLKRLEERQLWDIKYAEYLAQLDDQKPVLASGDYNVAHKEIDLANPSSNRRSPGFTDEEREGFTNLLAKGFTDTFRYKHGDIPNVYTWWAQRSRTSKINNTGWRIDYWLTSTRIADKIIKSDMIDSGDRQDHGPILLEIDL from the coding sequence ATGAAACTCATTTCTTGGAATATAGATTCCCTCAATGCAGCTCTGACCAGTGATTCAGCTCGTGCGCTTCTCTCGCGTCAAGTTATCGATACACTCATCGCACAGGATGCAGATATCATTGCTATTCAAGAGACAAAACTATCAGCCAAAGGGCCAACAAAAAAACATCTGACCCTATTGGAAGACTATTTCCCTGACTACCAAATCACTTGGCGTTCCTCAGTTGAGCCTGCACGTAAGGGGTATGCAGGCACCATGTTCCTCTATAAAGCCAACCTGCCGAAACCAATTATTACTTATCCAGAAATTGATGCCCCATCAACCATGGATAAGGAGGGGCGGATTATTACCCTAGAATTTGATAACTTCTTCGTTACTCAAGTCTATACCCCAAATGCCGGAGACGGGCTCAAACGTTTAGAAGAGCGTCAGCTCTGGGATATCAAATACGCTGAGTATCTAGCCCAACTTGATGACCAAAAACCTGTTCTAGCCAGTGGGGATTATAATGTTGCCCACAAAGAAATCGACCTCGCTAACCCCAGTAGCAACCGCCGTTCTCCCGGCTTCACAGACGAAGAACGTGAAGGCTTCACCAACCTGCTGGCCAAAGGCTTCACAGACACCTTCCGCTACAAACATGGCGACATTCCCAATGTCTATACTTGGTGGGCACAGCGCAGTAGGACCAGCAAGATCAACAACACCGGCTGGCGCATCGACTACTGGCTGACCAGCACCCGCATCGCTGATAAAATCATCAAATCCGATATGATCGACTCAGGCGACCGCCAAGACCACGGACCGATTTTGCTGGAGATCGATTTATAA
- a CDS encoding NRAMP family divalent metal transporter: MTEQVTSTWKTKLRAMGPGILMASAAVGGSHIVSSTQAGAIYGWQLAIVILLINVFKYPFFRFGSEYTMQTGKTLIEGYAERGKLTLWVFFILNVFSAIVNTAAVGILCAAILYNIFPNGFGLSISQLTTILIVLIWAMLLIGGYKFLDGLAKWVMTALTLATVAAVVIAMFKHREYAPNFVAPTPWRLAALPFIVSLMGWMPAPIEISAINSMWSAEKRKSVKMSYLDGLFDFNVGYIGTAILALIFLALGALIQFGSGKAIQGASAPYIAQFIKMYTSVLGDWARFLIALIAFLCIFGTVITVIDGYSRANNETLRLILDRENSSQKALNIWMTATAAIGLIVVYFFSGNVANMVRFSMIASFITTPFFAYLNYKLVINDGHKIAPWLKWLSIAGLIYLFGFAIFFIDAWLTGHI, from the coding sequence ATGACAGAACAAGTGACATCCACTTGGAAGACAAAACTCAGGGCTATGGGACCTGGAATCTTGATGGCTTCAGCGGCCGTCGGTGGTTCCCATATCGTTTCTTCGACTCAAGCCGGTGCTATTTATGGCTGGCAGTTGGCCATTGTTATCCTCTTGATTAATGTTTTTAAGTATCCTTTCTTCCGCTTTGGTTCGGAATACACCATGCAGACCGGTAAAACATTGATTGAAGGTTACGCAGAGCGGGGGAAACTTACCCTTTGGGTTTTCTTTATCCTGAATGTTTTTTCGGCTATTGTCAATACAGCAGCTGTTGGTATTCTCTGTGCGGCCATCCTTTATAACATTTTTCCAAATGGTTTTGGCCTGAGTATTTCTCAGTTAACGACTATTCTGATTGTCTTAATTTGGGCTATGCTCTTGATTGGCGGTTATAAATTTCTGGACGGCTTGGCCAAGTGGGTCATGACAGCCTTGACTCTGGCGACGGTAGCAGCAGTCGTGATTGCTATGTTCAAGCACCGTGAGTATGCTCCTAATTTTGTAGCACCAACGCCTTGGCGCTTAGCAGCCCTGCCCTTTATCGTCTCTCTGATGGGCTGGATGCCAGCTCCAATTGAAATTTCTGCTATTAATTCTATGTGGTCGGCAGAAAAGCGAAAGAGCGTTAAAATGTCCTATCTGGATGGCCTCTTCGATTTTAATGTGGGCTACATCGGAACAGCTATTCTGGCCTTGATTTTCCTTGCTTTAGGAGCCTTGATTCAGTTTGGATCAGGCAAGGCCATTCAAGGAGCTTCGGCCCCTTACATCGCCCAATTTATTAAGATGTACACGTCTGTTTTAGGAGATTGGGCCCGTTTCTTGATTGCTCTGATTGCTTTCTTGTGTATCTTTGGTACAGTTATCACCGTTATTGATGGGTATTCTCGAGCTAATAATGAAACCCTGCGTTTGATTTTAGACAGAGAAAATTCATCCCAAAAGGCTCTTAATATTTGGATGACGGCTACTGCAGCAATTGGTCTCATTGTTGTCTATTTCTTCTCTGGGAATGTGGCTAATATGGTGAGATTTTCAATGATTGCTTCCTTTATTACGACACCTTTCTTTGCTTATCTCAATTATAAGCTGGTGATTAACGACGGTCATAAGATTGCCCCATGGCTCAAATGGCTTTCTATCGCAGGTTTAATTTACCTCTTTGGGTTTGCCATCTTCTTTATCGATGCCTGGCTGACGGGCCATATTTAG
- a CDS encoding DUF3397 family protein, which produces MIYILAILYFFLVPFLAQSLVRYFDLKRFSIKFPDLSLPFLAWAIIHYSSTYFTHSLFPQYLLMMCLLAIATCLFIIRSNRNSRRKIFSYRRFFKLFWRMGYLLTAVFYIVTVILIALR; this is translated from the coding sequence ATGATATATATTCTCGCAATTCTTTACTTCTTTTTGGTACCATTTTTAGCCCAATCACTGGTTCGTTATTTCGACCTCAAGCGCTTTAGCATCAAATTTCCTGACCTTTCCTTGCCCTTCTTGGCTTGGGCTATTATTCATTACTCAAGCACTTATTTCACCCACAGCCTCTTTCCTCAGTATCTCCTGATGATGTGCCTCTTGGCTATCGCAACATGCCTTTTCATTATCCGCAGCAATCGGAACAGCAGGCGAAAAATATTCTCTTACCGACGATTTTTCAAGCTGTTCTGGCGAATGGGGTATCTGCTGACTGCTGTCTTCTACATTGTTACAGTCATTTTGATCGCCCTTCGATAA
- the rplK gene encoding 50S ribosomal protein L11 gives MAKKVENVVKLQIPAGKATPAPPVGPALGQAGINIMGFTKEFNARTADQAGMLIPVVISVYEDKSFDFITKTPPAAVLLKKAAGVEKGSGEPNKTKVASVTRTQVQEIAETKMPDLNAANVESAMRMIEGTARSMGFTVTD, from the coding sequence ATGGCTAAAAAAGTCGAAAATGTCGTAAAACTTCAAATTCCTGCTGGTAAAGCTACACCAGCTCCACCGGTTGGTCCTGCACTTGGTCAAGCCGGAATCAATATCATGGGATTCACTAAAGAGTTTAACGCTCGCACTGCTGACCAAGCAGGTATGCTGATCCCAGTTGTTATCTCTGTGTATGAAGACAAATCATTTGATTTCATCACTAAAACTCCTCCAGCTGCTGTTCTTTTGAAAAAGGCTGCAGGTGTTGAAAAAGGTTCAGGTGAACCTAACAAAACTAAGGTTGCTTCAGTAACGCGTACACAAGTGCAAGAAATCGCTGAAACAAAAATGCCTGACTTGAACGCTGCAAATGTCGAATCAGCTATGCGTATGATCGAAGGTACAGCACGTTCAATGGGATTCACTGTTACTGATTAA